One genomic segment of Methanosarcinales archaeon includes these proteins:
- a CDS encoding protein translocase SEC61 complex subunit gamma, translating into MATRNTAPPTIPLKLSEYVRIIKLTRKPTREEFTMIAKVSGAGLLLIGLIGFIIFFILTEIPQAL; encoded by the coding sequence TTGGCAACCAGAAATACAGCTCCACCCACAATACCGCTGAAACTCAGCGAATATGTCCGAATAATAAAGCTGACACGCAAACCCACCAGAGAAGAATTCACTATGATCGCTAAAGTATCTGGGGCAGGTCTTCTTCTTATCGGGCTGATCGGATTCATAATATTTTTTATATTGACCGAGATCCCTC